Proteins from one Panicum virgatum strain AP13 chromosome 7K, P.virgatum_v5, whole genome shotgun sequence genomic window:
- the LOC120642992 gene encoding uncharacterized protein LOC120642992 — MEAMGMDDRRGPWRHCTTSSSSSSTSGTVSSGYTSTSSRLSWLSMEAARQIQEMEMMDLEFVQSPKDLAREKKMKKIKILAKEFFGAPSTKCSAEGGDLIVLERWFTEMGVGWVLHISDGALAGELNDLASSWFLAIIEIVDIFCLTSGLRPGHGAVENMAERLQLASFTQQAILKMLTFLDFIVAPNFTRVPAPYARLHTLLRVREALSKTFYKIQLTFDSSSSSEVATIIRELVDVVSAKEGKVGEIIWSTLKEIRTRIMESLEHGQGSSGTQTPQGSSDIDDATRSVTMYVMFLTDHYSLIEPIVSEASSLGTYVSQFGATERTNLTVEMLSCLEEKLANKSEAFPDPGLRFLFLLNNSSFIAEQLHCTPDFPKSIKIDLVGKVKGYMERYIQVSWAPVLSCLINPTPSCFGKNYSPLSKFESEFQKTYTTQKLWKVPNPCLRNRLRRAIIDKVIPCYTRYLEDDYGNAPLKFSPSNLQEMLQELFEG; from the coding sequence ATGGAGGCGATGGGCATGGATGACCGCCGCGGGCCTTGGAGGCATtgtaccaccagcagcagcagcagcagcacctcaGGTACGGTCTCATCTGGCTACACGTCCACCAGCTCTCGGCTATCTTGGTTGTCTATGGAAGCGGCCAGGCAGATCCAAGAAATGGAGATGATGGATCTTGAGTTTGTTCAGTCCCCAAAAGATTTGGcgagagagaagaagatgaagaagattAAAATCCTTGCCAAGGAATTCTTTGGTGCGCCGTCGACAAAATGCAGCGCCGAAGGAGGCGACCTGATTGTCCTGGAGAGGTGGTTCACGGAGATGGGCGTCGGGTGGGTTCTCCACATCTCTGATGGTGCACTTGCAGGGGAACTCAATGATCTTGCATCCAGCTGGTTCCTGGCCATCATCGAAATTGTAGATATCTTCTGCCTCACGTCGGGGCTCCGTCCCGGCCACGGCGCAGTGGAAAATATGGCGGAACGATTACAGCTTGCAAGCTTTACCCAGCAAGCCATATTGAAGATGCTCACTTTTCTTGACTTCATTGTTGCTCCAAATTTTACTCGTGTCCCGGCACCATACGCTAGGCTCCACACCCTGCTCCGTGTACGTGAGGCTCTGTCCAAGACCTTTTATAAGATCCAGTTGACATTCGATTCATCATCCTCTTCAGAAGTTGCAACGATAATTCGCGAGTTAGTCGACGTCGTATCAGCAAAGGAGGGCAAGGTGGGAGAGATCATATGGAGCACACTGAAGGAGATTAGGACTCGGATCATGGAATCACTGGAGCACGGCCAAGGCTCATCCGGTACTCAAACTCCACAAGGATCATCTGACATTGACGATGCCACCAGGTCCGTTACGATGTACGTAATGTTCCTGACGGATCATTACTCGTTAATTGAGCCAATTGTCTCCGAAGCTTCTAGCCTTGGTACGTATGTTTCTCAGTTTGGAGCCACAGAACGTACAAACCTGACCGTGGAGATGTTGTCTTGTCTTGAAGAAAAGCTTGCCAACAAGTCGGAAGCATTTCCAGACCCGGGCCTTAGGTTTTTATTCTTGCTCAACAACTCATCTTTCATAGCGGAGCAACTCCACTGCACTCCTGATTTTCCCAAGTCCATCAAGATAGACCTAgttggcaaagtcaaaggctaCATGGAGAGGTATATACAAGTATCATGGGCACCAGTGTTGTCATGCTTAATCAATCCTACACCTAGTTGCTTCGGGAAAAACTACTCCCCCCTGTCTAAGTTCGAGTCTGAATTTCAGAAGACGTACACTACCCAGAAGCTATGGAAGGTCCCCAATCCTTGTCTGAGGAATAGGCTGCGCAGAGCTATCATAGATAAAGTCATTCCATGCTACACGAGGTACCTAGAGGATGACTACGGAAATGCCCCTCTAAAATTTAGTCCCTCGAACTTGCAAGAGATGTTGCAAGAGCTATTCGAAGGCTGA
- the LOC120640078 gene encoding uncharacterized protein LOC120640078, with the protein MSSPNLSSAGSGTASASGSVGSGATRTTDIKAPLWDHVTILERPKAGGGNASWRCNYCGLEKCTSYTRVEAYLLQKSRKGIGKCPKVTYEMLSQMRMDMERCQELVERAKQRTVSLPVAPSSVNNSKKKRGPASILEKSWALEDRKHLDALIVRAMYSSRISFNFLRNPYFREAFAFACSRHNLQGYTIPGYNRARESLLKQERRHIETLLESTKSTWPEKGVTICSNGWSDPQRRPIINFIAISEKAPMFLRADNCEGEYKSKEYIDEKLRAIIDEVGRQNVVQIITDNAANCKGLLEVAELSIDEPELQTVSFGLDDAEVEGVKEMGNEEEA; encoded by the exons ATGTCATCTCCAAATTTGAGTAGTGCTGGAAGTGGTACTGCTAGTGCTAGTGGTAGTGTGGGATCTGGGGCCACAAGAACAACTGATATCAAGGCTCCACTGTGGGATCATGTCACCATTCTAGAGAGGCCTAAAGCTGGTGGAGGAAATGCTTCATGGAGATGCAACTATTGTGGATTGGAAAAATGCACCAGCTACACTAGAGTTGAAGCTTATTTGCTGCAGAAATCAAGGAAGGGGATTGGCAAATGTCCGAAGGTTACATATGAAATGCTGAGTCAGATGAGGATGGACATGGAAAGGTGCCAGGAGCTAGTGGAAAGAGCGAAGCAACGCACAGTTTCTTTGCCTGTAGCTCCTTCTTCAGTCAATAACAGCAAGAAGAAGAGGGGACCTGCTTCTATATTGGAAAAATCTTGGGCATTGGAGGACCGCAAGCACTTGGATGCTTTAATTGTTAGAGCAATGTACTCTAGTAGAATATCTTTCAACTTTCTGAGAAACCCATATTTTAGAGAAGCTTTTGCATTTGCTTGCAGCCGCCACAATTTGCAAGGTTACACAATCCCTGGGTATAACAGGGCTAGGGAATCACTCTTGAAGCAAGAAAGAAGGCACATAGAGACTCTATTGGAGAGTACAAAGAGCACATGGCCAGAGAAAGGGGTCACAATCTGCTCCAATGGTTGGTCAGATCCTCAGAGGAGGCCAATCATCAACTTCATTGCTATTTCTGAGAAAGCACCAATGTTTTTGAGGGCTGACAATTGTGAAGGCGAATACAAGTCAAAAGAATATATTGATGAGAAGTTGAGGGCTATCATTGATGAAGTAGGTCGACAAAATGTGGTACAAATCATCACAGATAATGCTGCAAATTGCAAAG GTCTTCTTGAAGTTGCTGAACTCTCCATTGATGAACCTGAGCTGCAGACTGTATCATTTGGATTGGATGATGCCGAGGTTGAAGGTGTGAAGGAGATGGGGAATGAGGAAGAAGCTTGA
- the LOC120642993 gene encoding 11-beta-hydroxysteroid dehydrogenase 1A-like produces the protein MTVLSRLAGAALQVSLTALLVAVVPPYYVYKLTTYLLGAVFPEDVAGKVVLITGASSGIGEHLAYEYAKRGAYLALVARREVSLREVGDRALALGSPGVLVLPADVSKPQNCEKFVDDTIRYFGRLDHLVNNASIWQVCKFEEVEDVNHFRTLMDINFWGHVYPTRLAIPHLKKTNGRIVGVTSNSSYIFIGRNTFYNASKAAAMNFYDTLRMELGGDIRITEVVPGVVESEITKGKILTKEGEMKVDQDERDAILGPTPAERVGDFARTVVRDVCRGARSVFEPRWYMGVYLLRVCLPEVLAWNSRILTVHRAGASSTDTLGKWLVELPGVRRATQPPSLRSPEIKDQ, from the exons ATGACGGTGTTAAGCAGGCTGGCCGGAGCGGCGCTGCAGGTGTCGCTGACAGCGCTCCTGGTGGCCGTCGTCCCGCCGTACTACGTGTACAAGCTCACCACCTACCTCCTCGGCGCCGTCTTCCCCGAGGACGTCGCCGGCAAGGTCGTCCTCATCACCGGCGCCTCCTCCGGCATCGGCGAG CACCTGGCTTACGAGTACGCCAAGAGGGGGGCCTACCTGGCGCTGGTGGCGAGGAGGGAGGTGAGCCTCCGCGAGGTCGGCGACAGGGCGCTGGCGCTCGGCTCCCCGGGCGTCCTCGTCTTGCCGGCCGACGTCTCCAAGCCTCAAAACTGCGAGAAGTTCGTCGACGACACGATCCGCTACTTCGGTCGGC TGGACCACCTGGTGAACAACGCCTCGATCTGGCAGGTGTGCAAGTTCGAAGAGGTGGAGGACGTGAATCACTTCAGAACACTGATG GACATCAACTTCTGGGGCCATGTGTATCCAACTCGGCTCGCCATCCCTCACCTGAAGAAGACCAACGGCCGGATCGTCGGCGTCACCTCCAACTCGTCCTACATATTCATCGGGAGGAACACCTTCTACAAT GCTAGCAAGGCAGCAGCGATGAACTTCTACGACACCCTGCGGAtggagctcggcggcgacaTCCGCATCACCGAGGTGGTGCCGGGCGTGGTGGAGTCGGAGATCACCAAGGGGAAGATCCTCACTAAGGAGGGAGAGATGAAGGTGGACCAGGACGAGAGAGAC GCGATCCTGGGGCCGACGCCGGCGGAGCGTGTTGGCGACTTCGCGCGGACGGTGGTGCGCGACGTGTGCCGGGGCGCGAGGTCCGTGTTCGAGCCGAGGTGGTACATGGGGGTGTACCTGCTCCGTGTCTGCCTCCCGGAGGTCCTGGCCTGGAACTCCCGCATCCTCACGGTCCACAGGGCCGGCGCGTCCTCCACCGACACGCTGGGGAAGTGGCTCGTCGAGCTGCCCGGCGTGCGCCGCGCCACACAGCCGCCATCGCTCCGGTCGCCGGAGATCAAGGACCAGTAG
- the LOC120640759 gene encoding recQ-mediated genome instability protein 1-like isoform X2, with amino-acid sequence MGRRKLVVHSDSDEDDGEGEGTPTATPASASASASVASGGGGRPSPSNPSPVPVPFPSLSQSFDPVVISDDDAEEEEEVHEIVDSDGDSPIVDAPEVISPPPPAPAPPPTVAPFRAPTPTPPPPAPAPPPPPPPTTTPFWTPTPTPPPARTPTPTPTPPPPVPAPGPPPITTPFRTPTPTPTPPLARTPPSAASPHPSPPPSALSGRLRPVYELLRGLGLRLRPEWLESCAAGIPGFDVLGGAEAQARRCFEQFLFADMNACGAGVLPEGVGSMHAAVLDGPFVLQVDEIVNMSAPLKERYRDAHAGPKRCLKLSMTDGIQRIFGMEYRPIKDLAVLAPAGLKIIIRNVHIRRGLLMLVPEVINILGGVVDELEAARGRLVSEVNKPPRGKRKQGGLPLSSRATLAAWPCSTNVTNGGEQGISMPRAVNSSHPTGFDTIRPCSTNVTNGGEQGISMPRAVNSSHPTGLGIGRSTETVVQEHVSPPVVVNTVQEQIQGVQEINMEDPSTYDTRKNTETSAHTAHEYNHTHINETSTQTIVEECVDPPIRANNAHEQIQRVQEITMQEQANVFGMPASSVSTPFGYDSQHGSHVNCDTAAIDVDAARSPNVYRINHMEYSFILSGENEKPFTYICSLLDDWGTQQDTKAYIQGKIKGLITSVKSFQYRQRTKYELYVYIDDGSFISEAIVDHDIVKNMLGLSPGEVTAALAGEFELASPSEVKETMRGFQSFLVKFEGMMLIEYNKDFSIPIVREFNEGSSSSNAWLLLRRLKTFSSQRHMRSLDAMDTTP; translated from the exons ATGGGGCGCCGGAAACTAGTCGTCCATTCCGATTccgacgaggacgacggcgagggcgagggcacgcccaccgccacccccgcctCCGCTTCGGCCTCGGCCTCCgttgccagcggcggcggcggccggccctcgccctcaaaccctagccccgtcccggtccccttcccttccctctcgCAATCCTTCGATCCCGTCGTGATCTCCGACGACgatgcggaggaggaggaggaggtccaCGAGATTGTGGACTCCGACGGGGACTCCCCCATCGTAGACGCCCCCGAGGTCATctcaccgccgcctccagcgcCCGCTCCCCCTCCTACCGTTGCCCCGTTCCGGGCCCCAACCCCCACcccgcctcctcccgctccagctccccctccccctccccctcctacCACTACCCCATTCTGGACCCCAACTCCGACGCCCCCTCCGGCGCGGACCCCAACCCCAACCCCGACTCCGCCGCCTCCCGTGCCTGCTCCCGGCCCCCCTCCTATCACTACCCCGTTCCGGACCccaactccgactccgacccCGCCTCTGGCGCGGACGCCGCCTTCGGCAGCGTCTCCGcacccgagcccgccgccgtcggcgctcAGCGGGCGGCTGCGCCCGGTGTACGAGCTCCTGCGGGGGCTCGGGCTGCGGCTGCGCCCGGAGTGGCTCGAGTCCTGCGCGGCGGGCATTCCCGGGTTCGACGTcctcggcggcgcggaggcgcagGCCAGGCGGTGCTTCGAGCAGTTCCTCTTCGCCGACATGAACGCCTGCGGGGCTGGGGTCCTCCCGGAGGGTGTTGGAAGCATGCACGCCGCCGTCCTTGATGGCCCCTTCGTGCTCCAG GTTGATGAAATTGTCAACATGTCAGCTCCTTTGAAGGAAAGATATCGTGATGCACATGCGGGGCCAAAACGATGCTTAAAACTGTCAATGACAGATGGCATCCAACGCATATTTGGAATGGAATACAGGCCTATCAAAGACCTGGCAGTTCTAGCTCCTGCTGGACTAAAG ATTATTATACGGAATGTGCACATAAGGAGGGGGCTTCTTATGTTAGTTCCCGAGGTTATTAATATTCTTGGGGGCGTAGTTGATGAATTGGAAGCAGCACGTGGTAGACTTGTTTCTGAAGTAAACAAACCACCTCGTGGGAAAAG AAAACAAGGTGGATTACCTTTGTCTTCAAGAGCCACTCTAGCTGCCTG GCCATGTAGTACCAATGTTACAAATGGTGGTGAGCAAGGGATCTCAATGCCTAGAGCAGTTAATTCTTCTCATCCAACAGGATTTGATACTATAAGGCCATGTAGTACCAATGTTACGAATGGTGGTGAACAAGGGATCTCAATGCCAAGAGCAGTTAATTCCTCTCATCCAACAGGACTAG GTATTGGTAGAAGTACAGAAACTGTGGTTCAAGAGCATGTTAGCCCTCCTGTAGTAGTTAACACTGTCCAAGAGCAAATCCAGGGTGTCCAAGAAATTAACATGGAGGATCCATCTACTTATGATACCAGGAAAAATACAGAAACTTCTGCACATACTGCCCATGAATATAATCACACTCATATAAATGAAACAAGTACACAGACTATCGTAGAAGAATGTGTTGACCCTCCTATTAGAGCAAACAATGCCCATGAACAAATACAGCGTGTCCAAGAAATCACCATGCAGGAACAGGCTAATGTCTTTGGTATGCCTGCATCGTCTGTGTCTACCCCTTTCGGGTATGATTCCCAACATGGGTCACATGTTAATTGTGACACTGCTGCTATTGATGTGGATGCTGCACGGTCTCCAAATGTCTACAGGATCAATCATATGGAATACTCTTTCATTCTAAGTGGTGAAAATGAAAAACCATTTACATATATTTGCAGCCTGCTTGATGACTGGGGTACACAACAGGATACAAAGGCCTACATTCAAGGAAAAATCAAG GGTCTGATCACTTCTGTCAAAAGTTTCCAATATAGACAACGTACCAAATATGAGCTTTATGTATATATAGATGATGGGAGTTTTATTTCGGAGGCCATTGTTGACCATGAT ATTGTGAAGAACATGCTTGGTCTTTCTCCTGGAGAGGTCACTGCAGCTCTTGCTGGTGAATTCGAGTTAGCATCACCCAGTGAAGTAAAAGAAACTATGAGAGGGTTTCAGAGTTTTTTGGTGAAATTTGAG GGTATGATGCTCATTGAGTACAACAAAGACTTTTCTATTCCTATCGTACGTGAGTTCAATGAAGGCTCTTCAAGTTCTAATGCGTGGCTTCTGCTCCGAAGGCTGAAAACATTTTCTTCTCAAAGACACATGCGAAGTCTGGATGCTATGGATACCACTCCATGA
- the LOC120640759 gene encoding recQ-mediated genome instability protein 1-like isoform X1 encodes MGRRKLVVHSDSDEDDGEGEGTPTATPASASASASVASGGGGRPSPSNPSPVPVPFPSLSQSFDPVVISDDDAEEEEEVHEIVDSDGDSPIVDAPEVISPPPPAPAPPPTVAPFRAPTPTPPPPAPAPPPPPPPTTTPFWTPTPTPPPARTPTPTPTPPPPVPAPGPPPITTPFRTPTPTPTPPLARTPPSAASPHPSPPPSALSGRLRPVYELLRGLGLRLRPEWLESCAAGIPGFDVLGGAEAQARRCFEQFLFADMNACGAGVLPEGVGSMHAAVLDGPFVLQVDEIVNMSAPLKERYRDAHAGPKRCLKLSMTDGIQRIFGMEYRPIKDLAVLAPAGLKIIIRNVHIRRGLLMLVPEVINILGGVVDELEAARGRLVSEVNKPPRGKRKQGGLPLSSRATLAAWPCSTNVTNGGGQGVSMPRAVNSSHPTGFDTIRPCSTNVTNGGEQGISMPRAVNSSHPTGFDTIRPCSTNVTNGGEQGISMPRAVNSSHPTGLGIGRSTETVVQEHVSPPVVVNTVQEQIQGVQEINMEDPSTYDTRKNTETSAHTAHEYNHTHINETSTQTIVEECVDPPIRANNAHEQIQRVQEITMQEQANVFGMPASSVSTPFGYDSQHGSHVNCDTAAIDVDAARSPNVYRINHMEYSFILSGENEKPFTYICSLLDDWGTQQDTKAYIQGKIKGLITSVKSFQYRQRTKYELYVYIDDGSFISEAIVDHDIVKNMLGLSPGEVTAALAGEFELASPSEVKETMRGFQSFLVKFEGMMLIEYNKDFSIPIVREFNEGSSSSNAWLLLRRLKTFSSQRHMRSLDAMDTTP; translated from the exons ATGGGGCGCCGGAAACTAGTCGTCCATTCCGATTccgacgaggacgacggcgagggcgagggcacgcccaccgccacccccgcctCCGCTTCGGCCTCGGCCTCCgttgccagcggcggcggcggccggccctcgccctcaaaccctagccccgtcccggtccccttcccttccctctcgCAATCCTTCGATCCCGTCGTGATCTCCGACGACgatgcggaggaggaggaggaggtccaCGAGATTGTGGACTCCGACGGGGACTCCCCCATCGTAGACGCCCCCGAGGTCATctcaccgccgcctccagcgcCCGCTCCCCCTCCTACCGTTGCCCCGTTCCGGGCCCCAACCCCCACcccgcctcctcccgctccagctccccctccccctccccctcctacCACTACCCCATTCTGGACCCCAACTCCGACGCCCCCTCCGGCGCGGACCCCAACCCCAACCCCGACTCCGCCGCCTCCCGTGCCTGCTCCCGGCCCCCCTCCTATCACTACCCCGTTCCGGACCccaactccgactccgacccCGCCTCTGGCGCGGACGCCGCCTTCGGCAGCGTCTCCGcacccgagcccgccgccgtcggcgctcAGCGGGCGGCTGCGCCCGGTGTACGAGCTCCTGCGGGGGCTCGGGCTGCGGCTGCGCCCGGAGTGGCTCGAGTCCTGCGCGGCGGGCATTCCCGGGTTCGACGTcctcggcggcgcggaggcgcagGCCAGGCGGTGCTTCGAGCAGTTCCTCTTCGCCGACATGAACGCCTGCGGGGCTGGGGTCCTCCCGGAGGGTGTTGGAAGCATGCACGCCGCCGTCCTTGATGGCCCCTTCGTGCTCCAG GTTGATGAAATTGTCAACATGTCAGCTCCTTTGAAGGAAAGATATCGTGATGCACATGCGGGGCCAAAACGATGCTTAAAACTGTCAATGACAGATGGCATCCAACGCATATTTGGAATGGAATACAGGCCTATCAAAGACCTGGCAGTTCTAGCTCCTGCTGGACTAAAG ATTATTATACGGAATGTGCACATAAGGAGGGGGCTTCTTATGTTAGTTCCCGAGGTTATTAATATTCTTGGGGGCGTAGTTGATGAATTGGAAGCAGCACGTGGTAGACTTGTTTCTGAAGTAAACAAACCACCTCGTGGGAAAAG AAAACAAGGTGGATTACCTTTGTCTTCAAGAGCCACTCTAGCTGCCTGGCCATGTAGTACCAATGTTACAAATGGTGGTGGGCAAGGGGTCTCAATGCCTAGAGCAGTTAATTCTTCTCATCCAACAGGATTTGATACTATAAGGCCATGTAGTACCAATGTTACAAATGGTGGTGAGCAAGGGATCTCAATGCCTAGAGCAGTTAATTCTTCTCATCCAACAGGATTTGATACTATAAGGCCATGTAGTACCAATGTTACGAATGGTGGTGAACAAGGGATCTCAATGCCAAGAGCAGTTAATTCCTCTCATCCAACAGGACTAG GTATTGGTAGAAGTACAGAAACTGTGGTTCAAGAGCATGTTAGCCCTCCTGTAGTAGTTAACACTGTCCAAGAGCAAATCCAGGGTGTCCAAGAAATTAACATGGAGGATCCATCTACTTATGATACCAGGAAAAATACAGAAACTTCTGCACATACTGCCCATGAATATAATCACACTCATATAAATGAAACAAGTACACAGACTATCGTAGAAGAATGTGTTGACCCTCCTATTAGAGCAAACAATGCCCATGAACAAATACAGCGTGTCCAAGAAATCACCATGCAGGAACAGGCTAATGTCTTTGGTATGCCTGCATCGTCTGTGTCTACCCCTTTCGGGTATGATTCCCAACATGGGTCACATGTTAATTGTGACACTGCTGCTATTGATGTGGATGCTGCACGGTCTCCAAATGTCTACAGGATCAATCATATGGAATACTCTTTCATTCTAAGTGGTGAAAATGAAAAACCATTTACATATATTTGCAGCCTGCTTGATGACTGGGGTACACAACAGGATACAAAGGCCTACATTCAAGGAAAAATCAAG GGTCTGATCACTTCTGTCAAAAGTTTCCAATATAGACAACGTACCAAATATGAGCTTTATGTATATATAGATGATGGGAGTTTTATTTCGGAGGCCATTGTTGACCATGAT ATTGTGAAGAACATGCTTGGTCTTTCTCCTGGAGAGGTCACTGCAGCTCTTGCTGGTGAATTCGAGTTAGCATCACCCAGTGAAGTAAAAGAAACTATGAGAGGGTTTCAGAGTTTTTTGGTGAAATTTGAG GGTATGATGCTCATTGAGTACAACAAAGACTTTTCTATTCCTATCGTACGTGAGTTCAATGAAGGCTCTTCAAGTTCTAATGCGTGGCTTCTGCTCCGAAGGCTGAAAACATTTTCTTCTCAAAGACACATGCGAAGTCTGGATGCTATGGATACCACTCCATGA